Within the Paracoccus everestensis genome, the region CCATGGCCTTGGGGCCGCGCCACCCGCGCGGCCCCATTCCCATTCCACAAGGCAGGCTGGATGAAGCGCACCTTATTTCGAAACCAGTTGCTGCCCTGGCTGCTGCTGGCCCCGCAACTGGCGATCACCTTTGTGTTCTTCCTGTGGCCCGCAGCCCAAGCCGTCCGGCAAAGCTTTCTGCGCCAGGACGCATTCGGCATCAACACCACCTTCGTGGGCCTGACGAATTTCAAGGCGCTGTGGAACAGCCCGGAATACCTCAACTCGTTGCAGGTGACGGCGGTCTTTGCCGTCCTGGTCACGGTCCTGTCGATGGGTTTCGCGCTGCTGCTGGCAGTGGCCGTGGACCGGATGATCCGGTCGACCAGCATTTATACCACGCTGCTGGTCTGGCCCTATGCAGTGGCCCCGGCGGTGGCGGGCATCCTGTGGTGGTTCATCTTCAACCCGACCATCGGCGTCATGCCCTATGTGCTGGAGGTCGTGGGTTACGACTGGAACCACATCAGTTCGAAAACCGACGCCATGACCCTGGTGGTGATCGCAAGCGCCTGGAAGCAGATCAGCTATAACTTCCTGTTCTTCGTGGCGGGCCTGCAATCCATTCCGGCCAGCCTGCGCGAGGCCGCCGCCATCGACGGCGCGGGGCCGGTGCGGCGGTTCTTCGACATCACGGTCCCGCTGCTGTCGCCCACCACCTTCTTCCTGCTGGTCGTCAACATCGTCTATGCCATGTTCGACACCTTTGGCGTGATCGACGCCACGACCGAGGGCGGGCCTGCGCAGGCCACCAATATCCTGGTCTACAAGGTCTATTTCGACGGCTTCGTGGGACAGAACATGGGGTCGTCCGCCGCGCAATCGGTAATCCTGATGCTGATCGTGATCGCGCTGACGGTGGTCCAGTTCCGCTATGTCGAAAAGAAGGTGGCCTATTGATGATCGAGAACCGCCCTGGCCTGAACCTTCTGGCGCACCTTACCCTGATGGCGGGCGTGGCGATCGTCGCCCTGCCCGTCTGGGTGGCCTTTGTCGCATCCACCCATACCGCGACCGACTTCATGTCGGGCACGATCCCCGTCTGGCCCGGCCCCCATCTGATCGAGAACTACAGCCAGATGCTGGGCGCGGGCGTATCCACCAGCGGCACGCCCCCGGTGGGCACGATGATGTTCAACAGCCTGGTCATGGCACTGATGATCGCCTGCGGCAAGATCGCAATTTCCATCACCTCGGCCTTTGCCATCGTGTATTTCCGCTTTCCCTTCCGAAACCTGGCCTTCTGGTGCATCTTCATCACCCTGATGCTGCCGGTCGAGGTTCGGATCGTGCCCACCTTCCAGGTTGTGGCCGATCTGGGAATGCTGAACAGCTATGCGGGCCTGTCGATCCCGCTGATCGCATCGGCCACCGCGACCTTTCTGTTCCGGCAGGTGTTCCTGACCATCCCCGACGAACTGACCGAGGCCGCGCGCATCGACGGCGCAGGCCCGATGAAATTCTTCCGCGACATCCTTTTGCCCTTGTCGCGGACCAACATCGCGGCGCTGTTCGTGATCCTGTTCATCTATGGCTGGAACCAGTATCTGTGGCCGCTGCTGATCACCACCAGCAGCGATTATTACACCATCGTCGCGGGCATCAAGCGCATGGCCGACGCGGTGGACGGGCTGCCGCAATGGCATCTGGTGATGGCGACCGCCATGCTGGCGATGTTGCCCCCGGTCGCCGTGGTGATCGGGATGCAGCGCCTGTTCGTCAAAGGTCTTGTCGAGACGGAGAAATAAGACAATGGCATCCATAATCCTCGACACCGTCGGCAAGATCTATGCCGGCGGCACCCGCGCCGTGGGCGATGTCAGCATCGACATCGCGGATGGCGAATTCATCGTGCTGGTCGGCCCGTCCGGCTGCGGCAAATCCACGCTGCTGCGGATGGTGGCGGGGCTGGAAAGCATCAGCGAAGGCACGGTCCGCATCGGCGACCGGGTGGTCAACGACATCGAGCCTGCCGACCGCGACATCGCCATGGTGTTCCAGAACTATGCGCTTTACCCGCATATGTCGGTGCGCCAGAACCTGGCCTATGGGTTGAAGAACCGCCGCACCCCCAGGGCGGAAATCGAACGCCGCGTGGCCCAGGCGGCCGAAATCCTGCAGATCGGTCCCTTCCTGGACCGCAAGCCCCGCGCCCTGTCGGGCGGCCAGCGTCAGCGCGTCGCCATGGGCCGCGCCATCGTGCGCGAACCGGCGGCGTTCCTGTTCGACGAACCGCTGTCGAACCTGGACGCCAAGCTGCGCGTGACCATGCGGCTGGAGATCAAGGAGTTGCAGCGCCGTCTGCGCACGACCTCGATCTATGTCACCCATGACCAGCTGGAAGCGATGACGCTGGCCGACCGCCTTGTGGTGCTTAACGCGGGCCGGATCGAACAGATCGGCACCCCGCTCGAGGTTTACCGCAAGCCCGCATCCACCTTTGTCGCGGGCTTCATCGGCAGTCCCGCGATGAACCTGATCAGCAGCCGCGCCGTGCCCCATCTGCCCGGCATCGCCCATGCCGGAACCATCGGCATCCGCCCCGAGGATCTGGTTGTTTCCCCCGACGGTCCCATCGACATGGAGGTTCTGGCGGTCGAGGAACTGGGCGCGCAGCGCCTGGTCCACGGCCAGACCGGGGGCGAACGGCTGACCGTGACGATGCCGTCCAACGCGGAACTGTCCGACAGCCTGCGATTGGCCTATCGCCCCGGATCGCTGCATTTGTTCCAAACCGACGGGCGACGCATAGATTGATGTTCTTGTTTTGTTCCTAATGTTCCCGTGCTAGTATAAGATGAGTTTCCAGAACGGGATTCGCCTCATGTGCTTTTCGCTGAACGGTTTGCATCATCCTTCGATCCCCTGCATCGTGCCGCCCTATATGCTGCGGGTGCTGGCGCTGCGCGGTGATGCCAAGACGGCTGAAATGGCGCGGACGCTGTTGAAGCAGACTGAAAAACTGCGCGACGAACGTGCCGAACTGACCCGCGCGGGCCTGCCGCAAGCCCAGCCGGTCAGCGGCGCTTTCGCCACCACGGCGGTCAGCCCGGCCGGGGGGCTGTGCTGCCCCGACCGGCGCATCCATGACGGGCAGTTCCGCGCCGCCCTGCCGGGCCCCCTGGTCCGGTCCGAAGGCGACGACCCCACCGGCATCCCCGATGCCGACACTGCCTATGACGCCGCGGGCCAGGTCTTTTCCCTGTTCGCCGAGGAATACGGCCGCAACTCTCTGGATGGGCAGGGAATGCCCCTAATCGCCACGGTCCATCACCGCCGCGATTACAACAACGCCTTCTGGAGCGGAGAGCAGATGGCCTATGGCACCGGCGACGGCAAGGTGTTCCGCACCTTTCTGGAACTGTCGGTGATAGGCCATGAAATGGCGCATGGCGTGATCCAGCATTCGGGCGGGCTGATCTATGAAAACCAGTCGGGCGCGCTGAACGAAAGCATCGCGGACGTGTTCGGCTCTCTCGCGCTGCAGCGAGCGCTCGGACAAGAGGTGCATCAGGCCGACTGGCTGCTGGGGCGCGGCATCCTTGGCCCCGGCATCAACGGCACCGCGCTGCGCAGCATGAAGGCACCGGGAACGGCCTATTCCGACGATCTCTTGGGGCAGGATCCCCAGCCCTGGCACATGGATCATTTCGTCACGACCACTGACGACAATGGCGGGGTGCATATCAATTCAGG harbors:
- the ugpE gene encoding sn-glycerol-3-phosphate ABC transporter permease UgpE, with protein sequence MIENRPGLNLLAHLTLMAGVAIVALPVWVAFVASTHTATDFMSGTIPVWPGPHLIENYSQMLGAGVSTSGTPPVGTMMFNSLVMALMIACGKIAISITSAFAIVYFRFPFRNLAFWCIFITLMLPVEVRIVPTFQVVADLGMLNSYAGLSIPLIASATATFLFRQVFLTIPDELTEAARIDGAGPMKFFRDILLPLSRTNIAALFVILFIYGWNQYLWPLLITTSSDYYTIVAGIKRMADAVDGLPQWHLVMATAMLAMLPPVAVVIGMQRLFVKGLVETEK
- a CDS encoding M4 family metallopeptidase, producing the protein MCFSLNGLHHPSIPCIVPPYMLRVLALRGDAKTAEMARTLLKQTEKLRDERAELTRAGLPQAQPVSGAFATTAVSPAGGLCCPDRRIHDGQFRAALPGPLVRSEGDDPTGIPDADTAYDAAGQVFSLFAEEYGRNSLDGQGMPLIATVHHRRDYNNAFWSGEQMAYGTGDGKVFRTFLELSVIGHEMAHGVIQHSGGLIYENQSGALNESIADVFGSLALQRALGQEVHQADWLLGRGILGPGINGTALRSMKAPGTAYSDDLLGQDPQPWHMDHFVTTTDDNGGVHINSGIPNHAFYLFCAYLGGRAWELPGQVWYRALQALNNPMASFSDWADQTMDAAIELAGRGSIETVMLRRAWKLVGIAI
- the ugpC gene encoding sn-glycerol-3-phosphate ABC transporter ATP-binding protein UgpC, with protein sequence MASIILDTVGKIYAGGTRAVGDVSIDIADGEFIVLVGPSGCGKSTLLRMVAGLESISEGTVRIGDRVVNDIEPADRDIAMVFQNYALYPHMSVRQNLAYGLKNRRTPRAEIERRVAQAAEILQIGPFLDRKPRALSGGQRQRVAMGRAIVREPAAFLFDEPLSNLDAKLRVTMRLEIKELQRRLRTTSIYVTHDQLEAMTLADRLVVLNAGRIEQIGTPLEVYRKPASTFVAGFIGSPAMNLISSRAVPHLPGIAHAGTIGIRPEDLVVSPDGPIDMEVLAVEELGAQRLVHGQTGGERLTVTMPSNAELSDSLRLAYRPGSLHLFQTDGRRID
- the ugpA gene encoding sn-glycerol-3-phosphate ABC transporter permease UgpA codes for the protein MKRTLFRNQLLPWLLLAPQLAITFVFFLWPAAQAVRQSFLRQDAFGINTTFVGLTNFKALWNSPEYLNSLQVTAVFAVLVTVLSMGFALLLAVAVDRMIRSTSIYTTLLVWPYAVAPAVAGILWWFIFNPTIGVMPYVLEVVGYDWNHISSKTDAMTLVVIASAWKQISYNFLFFVAGLQSIPASLREAAAIDGAGPVRRFFDITVPLLSPTTFFLLVVNIVYAMFDTFGVIDATTEGGPAQATNILVYKVYFDGFVGQNMGSSAAQSVILMLIVIALTVVQFRYVEKKVAY